GTGGCTGAACATCAATTTGCCAACATCATTGAACGTGAATTGGGTGCGAATGGCACGATCGGCGTCGGTTACAATTCGATTCGCTTTGACGATGAAGTGACGCGCCACTTGTTTTGGCGTAATTTAATTGACCCTTACGCGCGCGAATGGCAGAACCAATGCGGTCGTTGGGATGTTTTGGATGTGGTGCGCACCGCGCATGCTCTGCGTCCAGAAGGCATTGAATGGCCGATAGGTGCGGATGGTAAAGTCAGTTTTCGACTGGAATTGTTAACCCAAGCGAATGGCATCGCCCACGAAAAAGCACATGATGCGGTGTCCGATGTGCGTGCAACGATTGCATTGGCACGCTTGATCCGGACAAAGAACGCAAAGTTATTTGATTTTTGTTTGGCCTTACACAAAAAAGACCGTGTATCTGACGAAATTGGTTTGATTGGAGCTGCGGGTAAACCATTTTTACATGTGTCAGGCATGTTCCCTGTTGAGCGAGGTTGCTTGGGGGTGGTTTGGCCTTTGGCGCAACATCCGACCAATAAAAATGAAATCATTGTGTGGGATTTGGCACATGATCCGCGTGAATTGCAGGGCTTGTCGGTTGATGAGATTAAGCTGCGCATGTTTTCCCGAGCAGATGCATTGGCGGAAGGCGTGACGCGTCTACCAATCAAAACCATCCACATCAACAAATCCCCGATTGTCATTGGTAATTTAAAAACGCTTAAGCCCGAAATGGCTGACAAATGGTCGATTGACATGGCGCAGGTGGCTGAACATGCGAAACATGCCGCTCAGTTAGTGGACATGAGTGCCACGTGGCGAGATGTGTTTCACCGTGATTTTGGGGATGCTCTGGATGTTGAACAGGACTTATACGGCGGTTTTGTGGGCAATGGTGACCGCCGCGTGCTCAATGATTTACGTGCCCTTGATGTTGAAAGAATAGCCAAAGCCAAACCCAGTTTTGTTGATGCTCGCTTAGAAGAGCTGTTTTGGCGCTACCGTGCACGAAATTTCCCTCAGTCTTTGGATGCTCAAGAGCAAGCTGAATGGCGCGCACACTGTGCCAATCGCGTGCTTCATGGGGCTGGCGGTGGTTTAACGGCCAATGCATTGTTGACCCAGCTTGATGAGCTGGGTGATGAATTGTCTGATACCAACGATGTAGAAGGGCAAGAAATTTTAGCTGAACTGTATGATTATGCCAATGGATTGGCAGATTATCTGTCTTGATGCGGTTTCAATCCCATGTTTGTTGCGGCTATGGATGGGTGCAAGGATTGAGATCAAAATGGTGCACAGTTATTATTAAAATAGGTAAAACTACGTTTTTTGTGAAACGACTGTGCTCTTTTGATGCATTTACGCACTTGCAACATGTAAAAAATATGTTAGACTTTAATTGACAAAATAGTCTACGACTTGCATTGCGAGTCTGTTTTTATAATTTTTTACACTGGAGAAAGACGATGAGCAATCGTAAAGTAGCCTTATTAAGTGGCAGCATTTTTGCCATGTTCATGGCAGCATGTACGCCTAAACAAGAAGCAAAACCTGCGGCTCCCGCAGCCGATGCC
The window above is part of the Ephemeroptericola cinctiostellae genome. Proteins encoded here:
- the sbcB gene encoding exodeoxyribonuclease I is translated as MTSTFFWHDYETFGAVPRRDRPAQFAGIRTDAELNEIGEPVEAFCRPTPDYLPEPRACLITHITPQKCLEMGVAEHQFANIIERELGANGTIGVGYNSIRFDDEVTRHLFWRNLIDPYAREWQNQCGRWDVLDVVRTAHALRPEGIEWPIGADGKVSFRLELLTQANGIAHEKAHDAVSDVRATIALARLIRTKNAKLFDFCLALHKKDRVSDEIGLIGAAGKPFLHVSGMFPVERGCLGVVWPLAQHPTNKNEIIVWDLAHDPRELQGLSVDEIKLRMFSRADALAEGVTRLPIKTIHINKSPIVIGNLKTLKPEMADKWSIDMAQVAEHAKHAAQLVDMSATWRDVFHRDFGDALDVEQDLYGGFVGNGDRRVLNDLRALDVERIAKAKPSFVDARLEELFWRYRARNFPQSLDAQEQAEWRAHCANRVLHGAGGGLTANALLTQLDELGDELSDTNDVEGQEILAELYDYANGLADYLS